In the genome of Vicia villosa cultivar HV-30 ecotype Madison, WI linkage group LG7, Vvil1.0, whole genome shotgun sequence, one region contains:
- the LOC131616534 gene encoding putative cyclic nucleotide-gated ion channel 13: MSPKEKKFVRFEDWKSESSSFNISQYESSIDGFEKRKSKPSFSPAKNNELSEKPASWWSVLDPQGPLLQKWNKIFVITCVMAVSMDPLFFYIPVIDDEKKCLGMSGTLKITASVLRTFFDLFYILRIVFQFRTGFIIPSSRVFGRGEHVIDPRAIAVRYLSSHFIIDILSILPLPQMVILAMIPIRQCSVPYIAKDWLKYTIITQYAPRLLRIYPLFKEVTSTSGILTETAWAGAAYNLFLYMLASHVVGAFWYLFSIESELRCWRRRLKNTGFSYNPSYLSCDRVNSTVFSLLSNSTICPFKEPDDIIDPTVFDFGIFIDGLKSRVVSSTTDFHHKFFYCFWWGLRNLSSVGQNLKTSTYIGEIIFAIFIAVFGLVLFALLIGNMQKYLQSTTVRVEEMRIKRRDAEQWMCHRMLPEYMKQRIRRYEQYKWQENRGVEEETLIRNLPKDLRRDIKRHLCLDLLKKVPIFGNMDKQLLDAMCDKLKPVLYTEKSYVVREGDPVDEMLFIMRGKLATATTNGGRTGFFNSSELKSGDFCGEELLTWALDPTTSSNLPISTSTVETLSEVEAFALMHDDLKIVASQFRRLINRKQLQHTFRFYSLQWRTWGARFIQVIWRRYRDKRAQKALREAEEAQQNACENEEECSPSFVSTMYVGKFASNALRNVRSGKRVTETQTQTKRLLPLLPKKPAEPDFITQK; encoded by the exons aTGAGTccaaaggaaaagaaatttgtgAG ATTTGAAGATTGGAAGTCAGAATCATCATCTTTTAATATTTCACAATATGAGTCTTCAATTGATggatttgaaaaaagaaaatcTAAACCAAGTTTTAGTCCTGCGAAAAACAATGAACTGTCAGAAAAACCAGCTTCTTGGTGGAGTGTACTTGATCCACAAGGTCCACTGCTTCAAAAATGGAACAAGATCTTTGTCATAACATGTGTCATGGCAGTGTCGATGGATCCGCTGTTCTTTTACATCCCTGTGATTGATGATGAGAAAAAGTGCCTTGGTATGAGTGGAACACTGAAGATTACTGCGAGTGTTCTTCGCACGTTTTTCGATCTTTTCTACATTCTTCGGATAGTGTTTCAGTTTCGAACCGGGTTTATTATTCCTTCTTCGCGCGTGTTTGGAAGGGGCGAGCACGTTATTGATCCTCGGGCTATAGCAGTTAGATACTTGAGTTCTCATTTCATCATTGATATTCTATCAATTCTTCCACTTCCTCAG ATGGTGATTTTGGCTATGATTCCAATTAGACAATGCTCAGTTCCATATATAGCAAAGGATTGGTTGAAGTATACAATAATAACACAATACGCACCGAGACTTTTACGAATCTATCCGTTGTTCAAAGAAGTAACAAGCACTTCTGGTATATTGACTGAGACAGCATGGGCTGGAGCTGcttacaatctttttctttatATGCTAGCAAGTCAT GTGGTTGGAGCTTTTTGGTATTTGTTTTCGATAGAATCAGAGTTGCGGTGTTGGCGCAGACGATTGAAGAATACTGGATTTTCTTATAATCCCTCCTACTTGAGTTGTGACCGGGTTAATTCGACTGTTTTTTCGCTTCTCAGCAACTCTACTATTTGTCCTTTCAAAGAACCTGATGATATCATTGATCCAACAGTTTTTGATTTTGGAATATTTATAGATGGTCTAAAGTCTCGTGTCGTCAGTTCGACTACAGACTTTCATCATAAATTCTTCTACTGTTTTTGGTGGGGTTTGCGCAATTTAAG ttcTGTTGGGCAGAACCTGAAGACAAGCACTTATATTGGGGAGATAATATTTGCAATTTTCATCGCTGTCTTTGGATTGGTTCTATTCGCATTACTTATTGGAAACATGCAG AAATATCTACAATCTACAACTGTTAGAGTTGAAGAGATGAGAATCAAAAGAAGGGATGCAGAACAATGGATGTGCCACCGTATGCTACCGGAGTACATGAAGCAAAGAATTCGACGGTATGAGCAATACAAATGGCAAGAAAATCGAGGTGTTGAAGAGGAGACGTTGATTCGCAACCTCCCTAAAGATCTCAGAAGAGACATAAAGAGACATCTTTGCTTAGATTTGCTTAAAaaa GTGCCGATTTTTGGAAACATGGATAAACAGTTGCTGGATGCAATGTGTGATAAACTCAAACCAGTCCTTTATACTGAGAAAAGTTACGTTGTTCGCGAAGGTGATCCGGTGGACGAAATGCTCTTCATCATGCGCGGAAAACTTGCGACCGCAACAACAAATGGTGGAAGGACTGGTTTCTTTAACTCGTCGGAGCTTAAGTCTGGTGATTTTTGTGGGGAGGAGCTTCTAACATGGGCATTGGATCCTACCACTTCCTCTAACTTACCTATTTCAACTAGTACTGTGGAAACTCTTTCGGAAGTTGAAGCTTTTGCTCTCATGCATGATGACTTGAAGATCGTTGCTTCTCAATTTCGCCGTCTTATTAACAGAAAACAACTCCAACACACTTTCAG GTTCTATTCATTGCAATGGAGGACGTGGGGAGCGCGGTTCATACAAGTAATATGGCGTCGATATAGAGATAAAAGGGCTCAGAAAGCATTGCGTGAAGCGGAAGAAGCACAACAAAATGCTTGTGAAAATGAGGAAGAGTGTTCACCAAGCTTTGTTTCCACCATGTATGTAGGAAAGTTTGCATCTAATGCATTAAGGAATGTAAGAAGTGGCAAAAGAGTGACAGAAACACAGACACAGACAAAGAGATTGCTACCACTCTTGCCTAAGAAACCAGCTGAGCCAGATTTCATTACTCAAAAATAG